From a region of the Salminus brasiliensis chromosome 4, fSalBra1.hap2, whole genome shotgun sequence genome:
- the dcaf5 gene encoding DDB1- and CUL4-associated factor 5: protein MMRAVRGCGMRCSVGFLQRRSLIGCELLKAEFQRRRLDGCSSLYRTDILGHYGCVNAIEFSNNGGQWLVSGGDDRRVLLWHMEKAIHSRAKPVKLKGEHLSNIFCLAFDSTNTRVFSGGNDEQVILHDVERGETLNVFLHDDAVYGLSVSPVNDNVFASSSDDGRVLIWDTREPPHGEPFCLANYPSAFHSVMFNPVEPRLLATANSKEGVGLWDIRKPRSSLLRYGGSLSLQSAMSVRFNSAGTQLLALRRRLPPVLYELHSRLPSFQFDNQGYFNSCTMKSCCFAGDRDQYILSGSDDFNLYMWKIPKDPEAGGPGRVVNGAFMVLKGHRSIVNQVRFNPHTYMICSSGVEKVIKVWSPYQQPDSVGDLEGRVEDKSRSLYTHEEYISLVLNSGSGLSHDYVSQSMQEDPRMMAFFDSLVRREIEGWSSDSDSDLSEGAILQLHARGRRSTRSGRDGGTTTPGPQANVASGRHSDSDHSSSSSSSLAGPDASGSEQLDPDGRSSQRRRGTGPRASAFLLDLVNEDSDSSGFWLDPMPRPRSPSPREQVSSLSSHASSVGHGSTSSSSPSSSSSSSSSSSEGEEAELRRSSMRQRNAGRRRRHSHFSATDSTQSLQGATDYSSYPKISIHDPSTSSASSGDEGRPVRSKGKEKGRDLISSPALSPDRSGVTIRGLSPSPSHMERAASRMGWRAEPGEELEAGKSSEEDGNEACRDEEELDITPRGSDANGSTCAHSENPTDSTLPGCSGAGAAPAGTKSQKRTRLGPGEEEEEEEDPPSEKKLKT from the exons atgatgcgTGCGGTGCGTGGCTGTGGAATGCGGTGCTCTGTGGGCTTCCTGCAGCGGCGCAGTCTGATTGGCTGTGAGCTGCTGAAGGCGGAGTTTCAGCGCCGCAGGCTGGACGGCTGCAGCAGCCTGTACAGGACGGACATCCTGGGTCACTACGGCTGTGTGAACGCCATCGAGTTCTCCAACAACGGCGGGCAGTGGCTGGTGTCCG GGGGAGATGACCGGCGGGTGTTGCTGTGGCACATGGAGAAGGCCATCCACTCCCGGGCCAAACCGGTTAAACTGAAAGGGGAGCACCTGTCCAACATCTTCTGCCTGGCGTTCGACAGCACCAACACTCGCGTCTTCTCTGGAG gtaATGATGAGCAGGTGATCCTGCATGATGTGGAACGTGGTGAGACGCTGAACGTGTTTCTCCATGACGACGCTGTTTATGGACTGTCAGTTAGTCCGGTTAATGATAACGTGTTCGCCAGCTCCTCTGATGACGGACGGGTTCTGATCTGGGACACACGCGAACCACCACAtggag AACCGTTCTGCCTGGCGAATTATCCTTCCGCATTCCACAGCGTCATGTTTAACCCTGTAGAGCCTCGCCTGCTGGCCACCGCCAACTccaaggagggagtcggtctGTGGGACATCCGAAAACCTCGCAG ttctcTGCTGCGTTACGGGGGCAGTTTGTCGCTGCAGAGTGCGATGAGTGTGAGGTTTAACAGTGCGGGGACTCAGCTGCTCGCTCTGCGCCGCCGCCTCCCCCCCGTCCTGTACGAGCTGCACTCACGCCTGCCCAGCTTCCAGTTCGACAACCAGGGATACTTCAACTCCTGCACCATGAAGAGCTGCTGCTTCGCCGGCGACAGAGACcag TATATCCTGTCTGGATCAGATGATTTTAATCTCTACATGTGGAAAATCCCCAAAGACCCAGAAGCAG GTGGTCCGGGTCGTGTGGTGAACGGGGCGTTCATGGTCCTGAAGGGTCATCGCTCAATCGTGAATCAGGTCCGCTTTAATCCGCACACCTACATGATCTGCTCCTCCGGGGTCGAGAAGGTCATCAAG GTGTGGAGTCCGTACCAGCAGCCGGACAGCGTTGGTGATCTGGAAGGTCGTGTTGAGGATAAATCCCGTTCCCTCTACACACACGAGGAGTACATCAGCCTGGTCCTGAACAGCGGCAGCGGCCTCTCCCATGACTACGTCAGCCAGTCCATGCAGGAGGACCCGCGGATGATGGCCTTTTTCGACTCTCTCGTCCGCCGGGAGATCGAGGGCTGGAGCTCCGACTCGGACAGCGACCTGAGTGAGGGCGCCATATTGCAACTTCACGCCAGGGGGCGCCGTTCCACGCGCTCCGGCCGAGACGGAGGCACTACCACTCCCGGACCTCAGGCTAACGTGGCTAGCGGTCGCCATAGCGACTCTGACcactcctcctcatcctcgtcCTCTCTGGCCGGGCCCGACGCGTCAGGCAGTGAGCAGCTGGACCCGGATGGGCGGAGCTCGCAGAGAAGGAGGGGGACAGGGCCACGTGCATCTGCTTTCCTATTGGACCTCGTCAATGAGGACTCAGACTCCAGTGGATTTTGGCTGGACCCCATGCCCCGCCCACGTTCACCCAGCCCGCGTGAGCAAGTCTCCAGTCTGTCCAGCCATGCCTCCTCTGTGGGTCACGGCTCCACTTCAAGCTCCTCccccagctcctcctcctccagctcctcctccagcagcGAGGGAGAGGAGGCGGAGCTGCGCCGAAGCAGCATGCGGCAGCGCAATGCAGGCAGGCGGAGGCGCCACTCACATTTCTCTGCCACAGACTCCACCCAATCCTTGCAAGGTGCCACGGATTACAGCAGTTACCCCAAAATCTCCATCCATGACCCTTCAACATCGTCCGCTTCCTCAGGAGACGAGGGACGGCCAGTCAGAAGCAAGGGTAAAGAAAAGGGGCGCGACCTCATTTCCAGCCCCGCACTTTCTCCAGACCGGTCAGGAGTCACGATCCGAGGCCTTTCACCCTCTCCAAGTCACATGGAGAGGGCGGCGTCTAGAATGGGTTGGAGGGCGGAGCCAGGGGAGGAGCTAGAGGCGGGAAAAAGTAGCGAAGAAGATGGAAATGAGGCGTGCAGAGATGAGGAGGAATTAGACATAACGCCACGCGGCTCAGACGCTAACGGCAGCACTTGCGCTCACAGTGAGAACCCTACAGACTCAACTCTTCCAGGATGTTCTGGAGCAGGAGCGGCGCCAGCAGGAACCAAGAGCCAGAAACGGACACGTTTGGGGCCcggcgaggaggaggaggaggaggaggatccTCCCTCAGAGAAGAAGTTAAagacatga